The nucleotide window CTTTCAGTCCAAAAGACCTGGGCTTTGTTCACCACTTAGTTTTTTACTACTTTATCCATCTGAAATTGTTATCATTTCGATTTcttactgattttttttttttggatgccTGATATATGGGCTTGGTCTTGTTTGCACAAATTTTGAGCTATTGGCATGGATGTTTCGATTGCTTAATCAAGTTCGATTATTTTTATTATGGTATTTGAAATGATGAACTGAAAGGGGTTATGGGCTCTGCTCATCTATGTGATAAACAGTGTTGTATAGAAATTTGAATTAGAAAGCTGGCAGCGTGTATGTGCTTGAGTTGATGGTAGGAAAGATTGAATCTTTTGTGAGATGTATGATATTAAAGTTTAAGGTTCTTAAACACTTGGTTTGAGAAATTGGTGTTTGCTTCttcagcttttttttttcttcttaaggCTAATTTTGGCTTCGATAGTATGGGTAAGTTCCAATTATGGAGATCTCAAGAGTTGAAGAGAAATTCGGTACTAAGCCATTTAAGTGCCCTGTTAAAATTTCTTGCAGCGGGTTACCTAAACTCAGTATATGGCTGAGAGTTCAGTTCTTGATGCATAGTTAGCCTTACTTGATGCCCTCCATTAGCCTTTCTGTTTGCAGAATATTATTAATTGTTGTACTATGGCCTGATGACTCCAGCATTTTTTTAGGAAACATGTTAACATAGACCAATGCCCAATTCACTTATGAAGCACAGAAGCAGCTATTGAATTTACTGTTACTTATGAATGATGAAATTTTTTGTGATGCAGAAACTGTAGATTCATTTCACCTTCTCCCTCCCACAGAAAACTATGTTCCTCTATGCAAGGATGAGTGGAGATTTTGGTGACTGTCTATTTGATTTCTTGTCCCACTAGTGCAAAACTTGAGAAATTTGTATACCTTTATTCTATTACCATTCAAATTTTGGCTCCCATTATTGGGGCTTCTGAGAAATCAAACATTGACTTGAGAGATGAAATGCAAGAATTTGAGTTTCCTTTTAGTAGAAGTCATTGATGTACTGCAATTGGAAGTTAGAACTAGTAATCTCCTTCcattgatgatttattgaaCTATGTACAAACTACAAAGTAACATTGTGAACTTACAAAGGGGCCTCATTCAATTTTGAGCAAATAGTGTCATATGTACAATTGACAGTTGAGGAAATTTAAAAGCTACAAGTGAACACTTAATCTGGTTCATAACTAAAAGTACAATGGCTAGCAGATTAATCCCAAGTTGGAGTAGAATATTCAAAAATGAGGCATTTTGAACGTGCAGGCGGCTGGTAAGCTGGTAGATTAATGTTCATTGCATTTCTGAGTCCTTCATTTGTCAAACAATTGAGGCCGGGAGGAGACAAATATCTCCTATAGGATCGATCATAAACAACATTCGAAGGTAAAAAGTAACAATATCTCCCAAGTGTCTATGTTCAACACCATTTAAGGACAGAAAAAATGTGGTTAGTATTCATCTATTCAACATTCTCTCTACCCACACTATAGGATTACAAGGTAAACTGCTACTAAACTCAGTTCACAAAAGACAATGAAAGATACTATACAAGTAAACCTCTGAaaggttaattaattaatcatctCAACTCCCTTGCTAAAGCGACACCATATTCTAAATAATAACAAATAGCAAAACTAGAATAAGAATTAAGTCGAatcaaatgtgagttgcaataATATAGAAAGCAGATTAAGGAGTTTGCTTGAAAAATACCTGTAAGACGTTTCCCAAGTTGGACTTCAACTTCTGTACCAAACAAAATATTACTGGCCAGGGATTTGAGAGGATCCACAGTAGGATCAACATATCTGTGGTGCATACACTAGCCTCCACCTTGCCTGGTCAAACTTTCCCTTCCCTTCTATCCTCGGCATTAGTTTTTCAAGTGTTGTAGTTGCAAGCTTTTGAAATGCAAGTTGCCCTCACCTTCCAAGATGGACTCTGCCAATAGATTTTCAAAGACTCTAGCAGCCTGCGTATAATGAACAAATGGGTCAGATTAAATTGCCTATAATTCCAGGTAATGAGAAGTGAAAACTTGAACTAACTTGTGCAATTCCAAGTATTAACTAAAGCAGAACTTGAGGAGAAACAAAATGTTCTGGAACTGATAGAAATGAATGAAAAAAACATAGCTTGTGTTAACAAATGATTCCCACTCATTCCAGCAATATAATTTACATGCAGCTTTATATGTCTTCTGTCAGTTTTCAACATATAAAGCTCCATCTTCAAAAGATAATTTCTTTTAAGAGCAAGAATCAATTATAGCCTGACATGAGGAAGAATTGATGGGGGTACAAATACAATTGCTGTTTGATTGTGTGTGAATTGAAATTGTTGACTTCATATTCATGAATTTAAGGTGATCTAGAGCTTCAATCAACCATGATAAGAACTTCTGGAATAGAATGGGCATAATTATATAGTAAATACTAGTAAAATTTGAGCTAGAGTCGCTAAACCCATTTGGAAAAGTAGAATGCTATGGTTGGAAATAAGAGGACAATAGTTGATAAGAAACTGATTGAATGGGATATAATTTTGCAAGAGCAATTCTAGAATATATAAAGCCACCATGACCGGTTCATGACACACACGACTAGTAAGCAATAATGTCAGGATGGAAAAGATAATCGGAATTACAATTGCCCAGCAAAATTTGTTGTTGGACAACAATCAGGAATTAAATCTGGTGAGGGGGTGTGCCGTGTTGCTCACAGGCGGGATTTGACTCCGGTGACAGTTCACAGAAGACGCACTCCTGAAACTAGGCTCTGTTTGCACATTTATGGTTTCTTCAATgatattttgtagagatgaagGATGACCCAGAAGACTTCTCTAGTCTTCCAACCTTACCTCCTCTAGATGCACATGCCTTTCCCATTCTCCCTTAAAAGCCCCTCTGGTAACAATTCGAATCACAGTTTCATCTAACTTGTCCTATGCGAGTTGACCCGGTCAGTCTAACGGAAAAGCAGACGGCATTTGTTGGTCTACAATTGTTTTGGTTCATTCCAGACTCCTCCGAAAAGGATATCTCATAATTCTATAAGCAACTCATGAGTGCAGATTAACTATCATGACATAATTCTATTTACCTGTTCAAGTATTAAAGATTATACTGCACTAGACAAcaagatttttgcttttgcatgATACAAACATATCTACACTGAGCTCAGTTCCCGCAACCAAGCACAATAAATGCGAGTTGAGCGCCAACAATAACCATCAAGTGGTTTAGCAAACCGCCACCTCAAGCTTAATCTAACTTATACAAAGAGTCAAAGACCCCTGCTTTAAATTCACCAGCAATCACGATTACATATCATACACCAGAGAAATTCTTGCATAGGGGCTGCCGCACCGCCACGTGGTGCAGGTGCCGTACAGAAGTCTCAACCAAATGACAGGAAAATATGAATATTGTAACCATGCACAATACAAAAAGCAATACACTTTTTCAaactttcaccttcttctttttaaCAGTTTGAGAATCTTGATGATTTTACGGTGAACCCCCTCGAACAACTCACTGTATCTTGATGATAGTCCTGCTCCCTGCACAATTCCAttgcaaattgaaaatcaaacaCACTTGGGGCATCCAATTTTCTCTAAATTCAACAACTTGTACACAATCCAAACCTAACAAGAAAGGAGAAAAACGGAGACTGACCCCATTGGACGGTGAGGGCTTCGTATATCCGGGCCTTGGAGGCGGCGCCGGGGCGGCGAATCGATTTACAGATCTTCTGCGCCAGGGTTTCGGTGGGCGGGTAGAGCGGCCGCTGAGGGTTTGGGTGCGTGACTGGAGTCGCCGACGAAGCTTTGCCCCCTAGTCCCTCTTGGTTTTgcccttttctttctctctctttcctcattCATCTCTGTGCCTAGATTTCTAGGGTTTCTGCAAACTCCATAGCCATTTTCTTTGCCTTTCTGCTTCCACCGTGATTTCTAGCATTCGTGACCATTGCAGTTCTTCTGTGAGCTTTCAGATCTTATCAAAAAGATCCATCAACACTTGGTACGTGGTTCTACATGTatcatttctttaaaaattgCATTATTTCAATATCAGTTTAGTCTTTTGGGAATTACTTGTTGTCAATACTCTGTTTAGTTTTGGAAATACTTAAACCTTCTCTCTTCTTTACAGAGAGATCGAGTATACTGACTGAAGGCCAAGATGGCCTCATCTGTCACAGACCTCTTAATTGGAAAAATTGTGGCAATTCTTGAGAACGAAGGAACAACCATAGCCAGTGTTCGTGATGAAGTTGATAGCATTAAGGAGGAGCTTCGAAGCATGAAAGCTTTCTTAGTGGATGCAGAGGCCAGCACAGCAAAAACTGAAGGAGAGAAATTGCGGGTTGAAAGCATCAGAGACTTAGCCTATGATGTTGAAGATATCATTGATGAATTCATGTATCACATGTATGAGAAGCAAAGTGGGAGTCGATTTTCAAGGAGGCTACACAAAACCATTTGCTTTCCAAAATGTCTTTGGTTTAGACGTAAAACTGCAAAGAGGTTACAGAAAATCACTAAAAAGATCAAAGACATTCCAGGGAGGAATCAAAGGTACGGTGTTGGCCTTGTAGCAGGAGCAACTACATCTGAAGATATTCACAAATTGGTGCAGAACCAAGCTGAGTCTTCGTTTTTCATTATGGAAAACGAACTGGTTGGGATTGAAGGCAAGAAGCAAATACTAATGGGATGGCTCATGGATGAAGAGCAACACCAAACTGTTATATCTGTGGTTGGTATGGGAGGTTCTGGAAAGACAACTCTAGTTGCCAAGACCTTCAACAATGAAAGGGTGAAGAGACATTTTGATTGTTATGCATGGATTACCGTTTCCCAAACGTATGCTGTGGTAGACTTGTTTCGAAGCTTGATCATGGAATTCCACAAATCTAGGAAGGAAGATTTCCCTGCAAATTTGAATGCCATGAGCCGCAAGGAATTGCTAGAGTTACTAGTTAACTACTTGGAGTCCAAAAAATACCTGGTTGTTCTAGATGACGTGTGGGATATAAAAATTTGGAGAGAAATAAAGGTATCACTTCAAGAGAGGCAACTCGGAAGTCGAATTATAGTTACAACTCGAAAAGAAGATGTAGCATCCAATTCTTTTGGAGTTAGAAGCCATGTTCACCATATTCAACCCCTGCTAAAGAATGAGGCTTGGGAGCTCTTCTGCAAAAAATCATTCTCATCTAATGAGCACAAAACTTGTCCACCTGATTTTGCGTCATTAGCTTGCCAACTTGTGGAGAAGTGTGAAGGCCTTCCTCTGGCTATTGTGGCTTTAGGGGGTCTTATGTCTTCCAAGAAGTTGCTGGATCAATGGCAGCAAGTCTGCAACAGCTTGAATTGGCATCTAGATAACAATCCATTGCTAGACCATGTGAAACACATCTTGTTGCTGAGTTTCAATGATTTGCCATCTCAATTGAAACATTGCTTCCTCTATTGTTCTCTTTTCCCAGAAGATTTTTCAATTAAGAGAAAAAGGCTTATTAGATTGTGGATAGCCGAAGGATTTGTTGAAAATGTGAAAGGGATCACGCCCGAAGAAGTTGCAGATGGCTATCTCTGGGAACTCTGCTTCCGTAGCATGTTACAAGTTGTTGAGAGAAATGGAACAGGAAGGCCAAAAGAAGTTAAGATGCATGATCTGATGCGAGATCTTGCTTTGTTGACTGCCGAGAAGGAAAAGTTTGGTCTTGTATACGACGGGAGAGAAGTAATGGAAGACATCTCAACCCGTCGCTTGTCAATTCACAAATTGGAAGGAGAATTTAAATCATGGCCGGGTATGTCAAAGATTCGTTCTCTTCTTGGCTTTGCAACTGACATGTCCTCATTGACTTTCTCAAACACACTGGTTTGTCAATTCAAATTGTTGAGGACTCTAGACTTGGAGGATGTCCAAATTGGTAAACTGCCAGGTGCAGTTGTTTACTTGTTCAACTTGAGATACTTAAATCTGAAGGGCACTTTAATCGAGGAACTTCCAAAGTCTATAGGGCGTCTCCGCAACCTTCAATTTTTGAACCTGTGGCGTACTAAGATAGAGTCACTTCCACCAGCAATTGCAAAGTTGCTGAACCTGCGCCATCTAATTGTGTATCGCTTCACTGGAAACCATCTGGACTTCACTGAAAACCGTCTGGCCTTCAAACTTGCGAGTGGGACAAGAGCGCCATCAAATATTTGTAAGTTGCAGAAATTGCAATGTTTATCAATTATTGAATCAGAAGGGGACACTGGTAGACTTATCGGCAACATGACTCAACTTAGGAGCATCGGCATATCGAATGTGAAAGAAAGAGATGAGATTGACCTTTGGGTCTCAATTGAAAAGTTGAATCTGCTTCAAAGTTTGATTTTAATGGCAAGTAATGAAGAGGAAATTCTTCCGGTGAAAGCACAATGTCCCCCTCTTCCGCACCTTCAAAAGCTTTATTTGATTGGCAAACTGCAAAACGTAATACCTTGGTTTTCTTCATTGCATAGCCTCACAACTCTGCTTTTGCATTGGTCTAGACTTGAAGAGGATTTACTACTTCAAATTGAAGCACTGCCTAATCTAACAAAGCTTTATCTTCGTAATGCATATGTTGGGGACGAGTTGTGTTTCCGCAGAGGATTTGTAAAGCTGGAGAGGTTGGAGTTGTTCAATTTTGCCTCATTGAAAAATATAACTATAGATGAAGGGGTGATGCCAAATCTTCGGTACTTATGGGTTGACAGCTGCATGCAGTTGAAGACAGTGCCATTGGGCCTTGAATACCTTTCTAATTTACAAACTTTGGGTCTGGAAAATGTTCCCATGGAAGTTATAAGGCCTATTCGGAAAGGAGGTGTAAATCGCTCTAAGGTACAACACATCCCTGAGATCAAACATTTTTTCCTACGATCATCCAAGAGGGTATATGAAAACTTGGCCTAGTATTTCTTTCTCCTGAAAGGTACTTACATTGAACATAAGCACGACTTTTATCATATACTAAACAAGAAATGGTACACAGCAATAAAAACTAAATGTGTCCAATTTGGTGTTCCCAGCCATAATGTATTATGTATGCAATGAAAGAAAGATTtaccaaatatttgttttttctcttgttACACCTTGTGTAGAATCGATCAAGTGATTCAAGTTTGAGAAGTATAAATTTAAGAAGATTTGACGCAGTTTGATGAAGAATCATTTCTGTCCACGTAGGAAGATGCAAGATCTCGGTTTATCATTTGCCTCatcatttttaaaaaattgaaatatacACTGTGACTCTGTTTCTGATGTTGTACTTGGTATAGTTTGTGTGCATTGGCATGTAATAATGTTGGATTGAATGCCACTTTAGCAGTTTGCATTGTAATAAAGATTCGGTATCCATgttggattgaaaatttgagttgggttttgaacttttgattaaTAGACTAGAAATGCTTCATGTTTGTTGTGCTTATCTGATTTCAGAAGCATGTTATGCCTGGAGATTGAATAATGTGTGGGTGTTTTGTGTTACTTTGTTTGTAACTTTGTGTCACTGAGCTTCTGGTATAGAAAAAAATTGAAGCTTCTTTTGTCATTAGAATTGGATTGTTTATTCACGACTCTTCTCAGGTTGGTTTCGAAACtgtagaaaaaatatttttcttgtGCATTTTTTATTCACGAAATACATTTCCATAAGCAATTTTACATAACTTTTATGTGGAGATTCCGTATGCAATGGCTGGATCGGTTTAAAGCCCTTTTAGATTCTAGCCCCGGATCTTCTTTTATGCCAAAGTTTTAAACTTTCTGCGGCCAAGAATATGGTTTAGGATTCTATATCATATGATTTTACTTTGCTTTACGTGAAGAATTTGCTTCCTTAATTGATCAACTTCGTTTATGTGCAGTCAAACAGTGAAAGAAGTTGTTGATTGTCCATTTAGGAATTTCATGCTGGACATTGGGTTCTCTAAACTCTAAAGCTGCTGGAGTTTTTGGGGCCAGGAGGTCTATCCCCATAGACCTTTTATGAGCTTGGGAATCATTTCTATTTGGTACCACTAGAGAAGGCACACAATCCTTATGGTCATCTTCCAAACATAATCTGTTAGACTGAATGAGCAAAACAATACCATGATCAATTCACAAGAACATAAACACACCGAATATTAACCAATTCTACATGAACCAAAATACAAGTTTATGAGCTAACCTTCTTCAGTGTTGGGAGCCATTGCAGAAGCGCTAACCAATCTTGATAATGAACACGTATTGATCTTCTCCTCAGCTCTGGATTTAAGCTCCTTTCTATGGGGCAGGACTTGATGCTATGTAACAGAGTGAGCAAGGACCAACACTTCCTATATATACTGGTTATGATCCTAAGAATCCTCTCATAAAGATGTTTCTTAGAaaccaagtcaccaacaactagaaaacctaatgcaACACTAAATCGGATTACATTTGTAATCCGACTAATGGATTCCTAACGTATGAGTTTATATAATTAACTCAAtaggtttctaggttttgtaCTTAACATACATCTCCTATTTATAACCATAGTTCTAATCCATTTTGTAAACTGAATAATAGATGATGATAGGTCCATTTTGTtctaacattctcccacttggaccaACATCGTCTATACAAACTGAATCAAAAACAATTGCCAGAAATAGCTTAAGTGTGCACTGAGATATAAGTGTACCTTAAATCCATTCAATTCTGTCAAAATGCAGAATCATTGCAGAATCAAGAAACTGTCATGTTCACATGATCATGCTCGTTCTAGACCACAAACAATAACTACTGCACTTCACATGAAGTCAAACTTAATGTGATGCAATCAAATATCATTATATATCAATCTGTAGTTGCTATTTGACAACAGTCCAACCTAAGtattttgaatatcaaaatcACAATGCAAACACAATTTTCTTTACACACAGTGGATCAATGTTTGCTTCTTActgaatatatgcatatatataacaATCCACTTGAACTGAACTGATAAAAATACAGCAACCATAAAATTTAccaaaatgaataaataaaaatgtcaaaatattaactgaaaatacctcattttattaaaacaaaacatgAAGTACAATGTTTCTGTTACATAACTCAAAACAGAAATCAAGAACTAAACCAAATAAAACTAAACTGAAAACAATTTTCTCAACATTTTGCTCCCGCTGAACTTAAGCATCTTCAAAACTCAACAGAATTCCCATGTTCCTGGAATGCTCCTTAAAAGCTGCTACTGATAATGCCTTAGTAAATGGATCTGCAAGTTGGTCACCTGTCTTGATTCCAGAAATCTCAACTTCACCATCTTTAACTCTCTTTCTGATACTATAAAATTTTAAATCTATGTGCTTAGAGTTATTTGACATTTTGCTATTCTTACTGAAGAACACAGCAGCctcattatcacaaaacacCTTCAAACTTCTAGTTACAAGATCACTCAATACTTTAGTctccaaaataaaatttctaatcCACAATCCCTCACACACTCCTTCATATATAGCTATCACTTCTGCCTGCATGGTGGAAGTAGCTATCAAtgattgtttcattgttttccaAGCTACTGCACCACCTGCTAGCATATAAACATAGCCACAAGTCGACTTCATAGATGTGGGATAATTCCCAGCAAAATCAGAATCAGTAAAGCCAACTAACTCAAGCTTTTTCACACGTTTATACACAAGCATATGGTCTTTGGTCCTTTGCAGGTACCTTAGAACCTTCTTACCAGCTGTCCAATGCTCATGTCCAGGATTTGACTGAAACCAGGATAGCATTccaactgcaaaagacaagtctggtcTTGtacagacttgtgcatacatcaaACTCCCTACTAGCCTAGCATATGGTCTTGACTCCATTTCAGTTTTCTCAATATCAGTTTTAGGACATTGATTTTTAGTTAGTTTATCTCCCTTAGACATTGGAACTTCACCATTAGCACAGGTTTCCATTCCAAatcttttcagaatttttgaaatataattttgttgaGACAATCCCAACAGTCCCTGCTTTCTATCTCTCTTAATCTCaattcctagcacatatcatgctTCTCCCAGgtccttcatgtcaaaattaCTTGACAAGAAGGCTTTAGTATCTATAAGCAATTTCACATTACTGCTAGCAAGGAgaatgtcatctacatacaagataagaaaaataaaattatttccaacaactttaagataaacacattcatcgacaagattttcagaaaatccaaaagatgaaacCACTTAGTCGAATTTCTTATACCACTGCCTACTAGCTTGTTTGAGTCCATAAATAGATTTCTTAAGCTTACAGAccatattttcttttcctggTTCAATGAAACCTTCAGGCTGTGCCATGAAGATCTCTTCCTCCAACTCTCCATTTAAGAAGTCTGTTTTTACACCCATCTGTTGTAATTCCATGTCATAGTGAGCTACTAGAGCCATTATGATTCTGCATGAATCTTTAGTTGAAACAGGTGAGAAAGTTTATGTAAAATCTATCCCTTCCTTTTGTGTGAAACCTTTAGCAACTAGTCTAGCTTTATGTCTTTCTATGTTTCCACTAGCATCTCTCTTGGTTTTAAAAACCCATTTACAGCCAATcggttttttattttcttttggcttCACTAGCTCCCAAACTCCATTCTTGTACATAGAATCAAGTTCTGCAATCATAGCTTGAGTCCAAGCATCAGAATCTTTAGTGTCAGTTGCTTGTCTAAAACTAGTGGGATCATTGTCATCAGTTAATGCAGACTCGATTTCATTTAAATAAACTTCATAAATATCATCCTCCCCTCCAAACCTTGGTTTCCTTattctctgtgatcttctaggtacCACTACTTGATTTTGTTGTGGCTCAGGTTGAAGTTGAGGTTCAGGCTGAGGCTCAAGTTGTGGTTCAGTTTGAGGTTCATTTGGAATTTCTTGTACTTGCTCCTGCTCTAAATTTGGTTAAGCCATTTCAGAATCATGGTCACTAGCCTCTAAGACATTATCTATTGCATTTTGATCTTCGactagattttgattttgagccaATCCTAAGTTTAATAAATTATTTTGAATGCTTGGCAATACTGCTATATTATCCACATTTTCtacaatttcttcaaaatctgaGGACAAGTCCTCAAAATTTGTATTGCAGATACTTTCACCTAAAAATTTAACTTGATTAGTTTCAAAAACTTTGGGTGAATGATGAGATGAATAAAGtttatagcctttagacttTTTACAGTAGCCAATAAAATG belongs to Rosa chinensis cultivar Old Blush chromosome 4, RchiOBHm-V2, whole genome shotgun sequence and includes:
- the LOC112196198 gene encoding disease resistance protein RPM1 isoform X2, giving the protein MASSVTDLLIGKIVAILENEGTTIASVRDEVDSIKEELRSMKAFLVDAEASTAKTEGEKLRVESIRDLAYDVEDIIDEFMYHMYEKQSGSRFSRRLHKTICFPKCLWFRRKTAKRLQKITKKIKDIPGRNQRYGVGLVAGATTSEDIHKLVQNQAESSFFIMENELVGIEGKKQILMGWLMDEEQHQTVISVVGMGGSGKTTLVAKTFNNERVKRHFDCYAWITVSQTYAVVDLFRSLIMEFHKSRKEDFPANLNAMSRKELLELLVNYLESKKYLVVLDDVWDIKIWREIKVSLQERQLGSRIIVTTRKEDVASNSFGVRSHVHHIQPLLKNEAWELFCKKSFSSNEHKTCPPDFASLACQLVEKCEGLPLAIVALGGLMSSKKLLDQWQQVCNSLNWHLDNNPLLDHVKHILLLSFNDLPSQLKHCFLYCSLFPEDFSIKRKRLIRLWIAEGFVENVKGITPEEVADGYLWELCFRSMLQVVERNGTGRPKEVKMHDLMRDLALLTAEKEKFGLVYDGREVMEDISTRRLSIHKLEGEFKSWPGMSKIRSLLGFATDMSSLTFSNTLVCQFKLLRTLDLEDVQIGKLPGAVVYLFNLRYLNLKGTLIEELPKSIGRLRNLQFLNLWRTKIESLPPAIAKLLNLRHLIVYRFTGNHLDFTENRLAFKLASGTRAPSNICKLQKLQCLSIIESEGDTGRLIGNMTQLRSIGISNVKERDEIDLWVSIEKLNLLQSLILMASNEEEILPVKAQCPPLPHLQKLYLIGKLQNVIPWFSSLHSLTTLLLHWSRLEEDLLLQIEALPNLTKLYLRNAYVGDELCFRRGFVKLERLELFNFASLKNITIDEGVMPNLRYLWVDSCMQLKTVPLGLEYLSNLQTLGLENVPMEVIRPIRKGGVNRSKNRSSDSSLRSINLRRFDAV
- the LOC112196198 gene encoding disease resistance protein RPM1 isoform X3 — its product is MASSVTDLLIGKIVAILENEGTTIASVRDEVDSIKEELRSMKAFLVDAEASTAKTEGEKLRVESIRDLAYDVEDIIDEFMYHMYEKQSGSRFSRRLHKTICFPKCLWFRRKTAKRLQKITKKIKDIPGRNQRYGVGLVAGATTSEDIHKLVQNQAESSFFIMENELVGIEGKKQILMGWLMDEEQHQTVISVVGMGGSGKTTLVAKTFNNERVKRHFDCYAWITVSQTYAVVDLFRSLIMEFHKSRKEDFPANLNAMSRKELLELLVNYLESKKYLVVLDDVWDIKIWREIKVSLQERQLGSRIIVTTRKEDVASNSFGVRSHVHHIQPLLKNEAWELFCKKSFSSNEHKTCPPDFASLACQLVEKCEGLPLAIVALGGLMSSKKLLDQWQQVCNSLNWHLDNNPLLDHVKHILLLSFNDLPSQLKHCFLYCSLFPEDFSIKRKRLIRLWIAEGFVENVKGITPEEVADGYLWELCFRSMLQVVERNGTGRPKEVKMHDLMRDLALLTAEKEKFGLVYDGREVMEDISTRRLSIHKLEGEFKSWPGMSKIRSLLGFATDMSSLTFSNTLVCQFKLLRTLDLEDVQIGKLPGAVVYLFNLRYLNLKGTLIEELPKSIGRLRNLQFLNLWRTKIESLPPAIAKLLNLRHLIVYRFTGNHLDFTENRLAFKLASGTRAPSNICKLQKLQCLSIIESEGDTGRLIGNMTQLRSIGISNVKERDEIDLWVSIEKLNLLQSLILMASNEEEILPVKAQCPPLPHLQKLYLIGKLQNVIPWFSSLHSLTTLLLHWSRLEEDLLLQIEALPNLTKLYLRNAYVGDELCFRRGFVKLERLELFNFASLKNITIDEGVMPNLRYLWVDSCMQLKTVPLGLEYLSNLQTLGLENVPMEVIRPIRKGGVNRSKSNSERSC
- the LOC112196198 gene encoding disease resistance protein RPM1 isoform X1, with translation MASSVTDLLIGKIVAILENEGTTIASVRDEVDSIKEELRSMKAFLVDAEASTAKTEGEKLRVESIRDLAYDVEDIIDEFMYHMYEKQSGSRFSRRLHKTICFPKCLWFRRKTAKRLQKITKKIKDIPGRNQRYGVGLVAGATTSEDIHKLVQNQAESSFFIMENELVGIEGKKQILMGWLMDEEQHQTVISVVGMGGSGKTTLVAKTFNNERVKRHFDCYAWITVSQTYAVVDLFRSLIMEFHKSRKEDFPANLNAMSRKELLELLVNYLESKKYLVVLDDVWDIKIWREIKVSLQERQLGSRIIVTTRKEDVASNSFGVRSHVHHIQPLLKNEAWELFCKKSFSSNEHKTCPPDFASLACQLVEKCEGLPLAIVALGGLMSSKKLLDQWQQVCNSLNWHLDNNPLLDHVKHILLLSFNDLPSQLKHCFLYCSLFPEDFSIKRKRLIRLWIAEGFVENVKGITPEEVADGYLWELCFRSMLQVVERNGTGRPKEVKMHDLMRDLALLTAEKEKFGLVYDGREVMEDISTRRLSIHKLEGEFKSWPGMSKIRSLLGFATDMSSLTFSNTLVCQFKLLRTLDLEDVQIGKLPGAVVYLFNLRYLNLKGTLIEELPKSIGRLRNLQFLNLWRTKIESLPPAIAKLLNLRHLIVYRFTGNHLDFTENRLAFKLASGTRAPSNICKLQKLQCLSIIESEGDTGRLIGNMTQLRSIGISNVKERDEIDLWVSIEKLNLLQSLILMASNEEEILPVKAQCPPLPHLQKLYLIGKLQNVIPWFSSLHSLTTLLLHWSRLEEDLLLQIEALPNLTKLYLRNAYVGDELCFRRGFVKLERLELFNFASLKNITIDEGVMPNLRYLWVDSCMQLKTVPLGLEYLSNLQTLGLENVPMEVIRPIRKGGVNRSKVQHIPEIKHFFLRSSKRVYENLA